The Callospermophilus lateralis isolate mCalLat2 chromosome 3, mCalLat2.hap1, whole genome shotgun sequence genome has a segment encoding these proteins:
- the Ripk3 gene encoding receptor-interacting serine/threonine-protein kinase 3: MSCVKLWPNGASAPVLPPEELINPKYVGEGGFGSVFRAQHRTWGYDVAVKIVNSEAISREVKAMASLRNQYVLLLLGVTENLEWGYVSGPALVTRFMENGSLAGLLQPECPRPWPLLCRLMQEVVLGMCYLHSLNPVLLHRDLKPSNVLLDPELHVKLADFGLSTFQGGSQLGAGSKEPAGTVAYLAPELLANVNRKASLASDVYSFGILMWAMLAGREAEFVGKISLVQEVVCEKQIRPPLNEIPLPSPETPGLEDLKELMQHCWRSEPKDRPSFQECRPKTDNAFFLVQGKMDAAVSKVKKFLSEQGSNNRRLSAPETSQRGTEMDGPGGATGSLFSWTDSTISERLNKMNLEESPSSVPEKSTSLPEGSRTQEEQIQHARTARISSDSTTQIPQTPETLPFRNQMCNPFFTRIPGPEPQGNQGSKRYDANWSSRDPKSNPTTGSIILDNCSAVQIGTNNSLIIQERTTLPKQGPTPFSMGRGWNPPKK; the protein is encoded by the exons GTGCTGCCTCCCGAGGAATTGATAAACCCAAAGTATGTCGGCGAAGGCGGCTTCGGCTCCGTGTTCCGGGCACAACATAGGACGTGGGGCTATGATGTGGCAGTCAAGATCGTGAACTC GGAGGCGATATCCAGGGAGGTGAAAGCCATGGCAAGTCTTCGTAATCAGTACGTGTTGCTCCTGCTGGGGGTCACCGAGAACCTGGAGTGGGGCTACGTGTCGGGACCAGCTCTGGTGACCCGATTCATGGAGAATGGCTCCCTGGCTGGGCTATTGCAGCCAGAGTGCCCTCGGCCCTGGCCACTCCTTTGCCGCCTGATGCAGGAAGTGGTGCTGGGAATGTGTTATCTGCACAGCCTGAACCCAGTGCTCCTGCACCGGGACCTCAAGCCCTCCAACGTCCTGCTGGATCCAGAGCTGCATGTCAAG CTGGCAGATTTTGGGCTGTCCACATTTCAGGGAGGGTCACAGTTAGGGGCAGGGTCCAAGGAACCTGCAGGTACGGTGGCATATTTGGCCCCAGAACTGCTTGCTAATGTAAACCGGAAGGCCTCCCTGGCCAGTGATGTCTACAG CTTTGGAATCCTCATGTGGGCAATGCTAGCTGGAAGAGAAGCTGAAT TTGTGGGAAAGATATCACTGGTGCAAGAAGTAGTATGTGAGAAGCAGATCCGGCCCCCATTGAATGAGATACCTCTGCCCAGCCCTGAGACTCCTGGCTTGGAAGATCTGAAGGAATTAATGCAGCACTGCTGGAGATCTGAGCCCAAGGACAGGCCATCCTTCCAGG AATGTCGaccaaaaactgataatgccTTCTTCCTGGTCCAGGGAAAGATGGATGCTGCTGTCTCCAAG GTGAAGAAGTTTCTGTCTGAGCAAGGAAGCAACAACAGGAGGTTGTCTGCCCCAGAAACAAGTCAAAGAGGGACAGAAATGGATGGCCCTGGGGGAGCCACAGGAAGCCTGTTCTCTTGGACTGATTCCACAATTTCTGAGAGGCTGAACAAGATGAATCTGGAGGAGTCCCCCAGCTCAGTCCCTGAAAAATCCACAAGCCTTCCTGAGGGGAGTAGGACACAGGAAGAGCAGATTCAGCATGCCAGGACAGCAAGAATATCTTCAGATTCAACGACTCAAATTCCCCAAACTCCAGAAACCTTACCTTTCAGAAACCAGATGTGCAACCCTTTCTTCACTAGGATTCCAGGTCCAGAACCACAAGGGAATCAG GGATCTAAGAGATATGATGCCAACTGGTCTTCCAGAGACCCAAAGTCAAATCCAACAACAG GGTCTATTATCTTAGACAATTGCTCTGCAGTGCAGATTGGAACAAACAATTCCTTGATCATACAAGAGAGAACTACATTGCCTAAGCAGGGCCCAACACCCTTCAGCATGGGTAGGGGCtggaacccccccaaaaaatag